Proteins encoded in a region of the Ziziphus jujuba cultivar Dongzao chromosome 3, ASM3175591v1 genome:
- the LOC107421780 gene encoding putative disease resistance RPP13-like protein 1: protein MESIVLQSGLTAAFLEVVLDKFTNFAQKRFGLILGVDEKLKNLERTIVKIQALVDDSEIDQLSNNASGLWLLDLKSVLNDAEYLLDEIALELERWNYDDGRLSSTNHVRHMVSSSFQFSIPSQIQEMQRKLNALLGEMQSYFMMDVLKLRRAKVLNIKHSTSLVDESFTVGRDKDKEEILRLLSSGLVDGQTPSVISIEGIGGIGKTTLAQLVYNDDEIARNFDLRIWVSVSVQYDVLRITKSIFEYVTKKIMHFSDLNHIQIELQKTLLGKRFLLVLDNMWDESPSDWDILRLPFKVAAMGSKILVTTRSQRVSTVLGSRFAYHVQILSDEDCWELIKKIVLKNKSMQINQKLEIIGSKIAKKCKGLPLAAKMVGNVLCFKSGEQWEDMLKVELRDMAGNRNEIYPSLKVSYDDLSACLKRCFAYCSIFPYDFEFIEDDLVQIWIAEGFIKAGGTRNTEDVGRDYFDELLCKSFFQPSSSNTPTYKMHALVNDLAQLVSRDLCLRVEDTTSCLSPKCTSVCHLSLLCQNFRPSDLRTFYRYKSLSTFMSTSHIEEVPYDFFLNIRRLRVLNLSSTGMYELPDSIEKLKVLRYLNVSCTRIKKLPESVANLYALETLKLNNCFRLLRLPKYMKNLSKLRHLELDVKRQISCMPFGLGKLTNLQRLQAFIVGKNEGHRIEELQNMNKLCGSISITNLENVANYGEAKAAMLDNKKYLDKLELEWYTHETNRVQRYEEVLGGLQPHFGLRELQIKNYGGIMFPSWLSDASFCKLETIDIQNSLNCRILPALGQLPILKSIYIEKMHDLESIDSHFCGLHGVSFPCLESLTFQDMPNLQIWSGIGYNVMPQLRRLTVIDCPEFRTLPSLHWLASLKFLEINRCPMLQSFPDEGLPTSLENLIIMECDLLKLRCAVEEGEDWSKIKFIQSVEIDGEKVPTEGNGSYTI, encoded by the coding sequence ATGGAGTCTATCGTTCTTCAGTCAGGCCTTACAGCTGCTTTTTTGGAGGTTGTTCTTgataaatttacaaactttgcaCAAAAAAGGTTTGGCCTGATTTTGGGTGTAGATGAAAAACTTAAGAACTTGGAAAGAACAATTGTTAAGATCCAAGCTTTGGTGGACGATTCAGAAATCGACCAACTTTCTAACAATGCAAGTGGGCTTTGGCTTCTAGATCTAAAAAGCGTTTTGAACGATGCAGAGTACTTGCTTGACGAAATAGCTCTGGAGCTTGAGAGATGGAACTATGATGATGGAAGGCTCAGCAGCACCAATCATGTGCGCCATATGGTATCGTCATCATTTCAGTTCAGTATTCCGTCTCAAATACAGGAAATGCAGAGAAAGCTTAATGCTTTGCTAGGTGAAATGCAAAGTTACTTCATGATGGATGTTTTGAAATTAAGGCGGGCCAAGGTTTTGAACATAAAACATTCCACTTCATTAGTCGATGAGTCATTTACTGTTGGAAGAGACAAGGACAAGGAGGAAATTTTAAGGCTATTAAGTAGTGGGCTTGTGGATGGGCAAACACCTTCAGTAATTTCAATAGAGGGTATCGGTGGTATTGGTAAGACAACGCTTGCTCAGCTTGTTTACAATGATGATGAAATAGCAAGGAATTTTGACTTGAGAATTTGGGTTTCTGTTTCTGTACAATATGATGTACTAAGGATTACAAAATCTATTTTTGAATATGTTACCAAGAAGATTATGCACTTTTCAGATCTGAATCACATCCAAATTGAACTTCAGAAAACCCTTCTGGGAAAAAGGTTTTTACTTGTCCTTGATAATATGTGGGATGAAAGTCCTAGTGATTGGGACATCTTACGACTACCTTTCAAGGTTGCTGCAATGGGGAGCAAGATTTTGGTGACCACTCGTAGTCAAAGAGTTTCGACAGTTTTAGGGAGTCGATTTGCTTACCATGTACAAATTTTGTCCGATGAAGATTGTTGGGAATTGATAAAAAAGATAGTactcaaaaataaaagtatgcAGATCAATCAAAAGTTAGAGATAATTGGCTCAAAGATAGCAAAAAAGTGCAAAGGGTTACCGTTGGCTGCTAAGATGGTAGGAAATGTTCTCTGTTTCAAATCAGGGGAGCAATGGGAGGACATGTTAAAAGTTGAACTTCGGGACATGGCTGGGAATAGAAATGAAATCTATCCATCTCTAAAAGTAAGCTACGATGATTTGTCTGCTTGTCTGAAAAGATGCTTTGCTTATTGTTCCATTTTTCCTTATGATTTCGAGTTCATAGAGGATGATTTGGTCCAAATATGGATAGCTGAGGGGTTCATTAAAGCAGGAGGAACGAGAAATACTGAAGATGTTGGCCGAGACTATTTTGATGAGTTGTTGTGTAAGTCTTTCTTTCAACCTTCATCATCTAATACTCCCACCTATAAAATGCATGCACTGGTAAATGATTTGGCTCAACTGGTTTCAAGGGACTTATGCCTTCGAGTGGAGGATACAACATCGTGCTTGTCGCCTAAATGTACAAGTGTTTGCCATTTATCCTtactttgtcaaaattttcGGCCATCAGACTTGAGGACTTTTTATCGATACAAAAGCCTAAGCACATTCATGTCAACATCGCATATTGAAGAAGTTCCTTATgatttctttttgaatataaGACGCTTAAGGGTATTGAATTTGAGTTCTACTGGAATGTATGAGCTTCCCGATTCAATTGAGAAACTAAAAGTTCTTCGTTACTTGAATGTCTCTTGTACCCGTATCAAGAAGTTGCCAGAATCAGTTGCTAATTTATATGCTCTTGAAACACTTAAGCTAAATAATTGTTTCAGACTTCTCCGATTACCCAAATACATGAAGAATCTAAGTAAGCTACGACATCTCGAGTTGGATGTAAAACGCCAAATCAGTTGTATGCCTTTTGGACTTGGGAAACTGACTAATCTACAAAGGCTTCAAGCTTTTATAGTTGGTAAAAATGAAGGGCATCGTATTGAAGAGCTGCAAAACATGAACAAGCTTTGCGGATCCATTAGCATCACGAATCTTGAGAATGTTGCAAATTATGGAGAGGCCAAAGCAGCAATGTTGGATAACAAGAAGTACTTGGACAAACTGGAATTAGAATGGTACACACATGAGACGAACCGAGTGCAAAGGTATGAAGAAGTTCTTGGAGGCCTTCAACCTCATTTTGGATTGAGAGAATTGCAGATAAAAAATTACGGAGGAATAATGTTTCCAAGTTGGTTAAGTGATGCATCATTTTGTAAACTTGAGACGATTGATATACAAAACAGCCTAAATTGCAGAATACTACCTGCTTTAGGTCAGCTTCCAATCCTCAAATCTATCTACATCGAGAAGATGCATGATTTGGAATCTATAGATTCTCATTTTTGTGGGTTGCATGGGGTAAGTTTTCCTTGTCTAGAGTCACTTACATTTCAAGACATGCCTAATCTACAGATTTGGAGTGGAATAGGTTACAATGTCATGCCCCAGCTCCGTCGGCTTACTGTTATAGATTGTCCTGAATTTCGCACTCTACCTTCACTTCACTGGCTTGCTTCTCTAAAATTTTTGGAGATCAATCGCTGTCCAATGCTTCAATCATTTCCAGATGAAGGACTGCCAACTTCTCTTGAGAATTTGATCATTATGGAATGTGATCTTCTAAAACTACGATGTGCTGTGGAAGAAGGTGAAGACTGGAGCAAGATCAAATTTATCCAAAGTGTAGAGATTGATGGTGAAAAGGTTCCAACAGAAGGGAATGGAAGCTACACAATCTAG